The Drosophila willistoni isolate 14030-0811.24 unplaced genomic scaffold, UCI_dwil_1.1 Seg285, whole genome shotgun sequence genome includes a region encoding these proteins:
- the LOC124461242 gene encoding uncharacterized protein LOC124461242, translated as MPGIWARSGSMPRPDRQDDLVFEMWQQGPQTAHELLKQQVRETRSDVAIRSELFRRMSAENWICSNSGKAVLWACGSPNVQLRSRLAGGHFVRALINGKWIYCCYFPPSLDYLDFCESLDELAADARAHSPFVIAGDFNAWAQEWGSSITNARGRAVLESLSSLDVALLNCGSRNTFNSLARIAAWRLDDNYTASDHEAIIFSLGQAARPQQTHTQAVELPYKADTLNTQAFTAAIYDATLAAGSAQGMADQLCGMLASACDASMARSRPFNKHHQPVFWWNDEIGDLRRACLTARRRYQRARKRLDPPDIASSYRPICLIDTVGKVLEGLINTRLNDLISRSNGLSENQFGFRKARSTIDAISKVVNIAANAIEGSRWKGGSKKYCLVVTIDVKNAFNTADWGCILGSVCRLEAPVYLQAIIRSYFDGRVLRFNTDEGCDSHHISAGVPQGSVLGPLGHYWNIMYLCTNWLHSVGLSLAVLKTEAVLISSRKTVEVARILEERSAIASKRALRYLGVWIDTRLCFREHLNHVHTKAASTGQVLPRIMLNTRGPKQERRLLLASVLKSVILYSAQVWSQAIHVPSYSKGIKATYRLCALRVCSAFRTVSEDAALVIAGMIPIDLLADKAKAIAVGKDAGMPLAREGGRISSSQT; from the exons ATGCCTGGCATTTGGGCACGTAGCGGCTCGATGCCAAGACCCGATCGACAGGACGATTTGGTGTTTGAAATGTGGCAGCAAGGACCACAAA CGGCTCACGAGCTGCTGAAGCAGCAGGTGCGCGAAACGAGGTCTGACGTGGCAATCAGAAGTGAGCTTTTTCGTAGGATGTCTGCTGAGAATTGGATATGCAGTAATTCCGGCAAGGCCGTGCTTTGGGCATGTGGCAGTCCTAATGTACAACTGCGTTCGAGGCTAGCAGGCGGGCATTTTGTCAGAGCCTTAATAAACGGCAAGTGGATCTACTGCTGCTATTTCCCGCCTAGTCTAGACTATCTGGACTTCTGCGAATCGCTGGACGAACTAGCGGCGGACGCGAGAGCTCACAGCCCGTTCGTAATAGCTGGAGACTTCAATGCGTGGGCCCAAGAATGGGGCAGCAGCATAACAAATGCTCGCGGGCGCGCCGTTCTAGAGTCGCTTTCGTCATTAGACGTCGCACTTCTAAACTGCGGCTCTCGCAACACGTTCAACAGCTTGGCGAGAATTGCTGCATGGCGGCTGGATGACAACTACACAGCCAGCGACCATGAGGCCATCATTTTTTCCCTTGGACAGGCAGCTCGACCACAACAGACGCATACCCAGGCAGTGGAATTACCATATAAAGCTGACACGCTTAACACCCAGGCATTTACAGCTGCAATTTACGATGCGACGCTGGCTGCGGGATCTGCTCAAGGCATGGCAGACCAGCTATGTGGCATGCTGGCATCAGCCTGCGATGCGAGTATGGCCCGCTCCAGACCATTCAATAAACATCACCAACCAGTCTTCTGGTGGAATGATGAAATTGGAGATCTACGAAGGGCTTGCCTAACCGCAAGAAGGCGTTACCAAAGGGCAAGGAAGCGGCTGGAC CCACCTGACATAGCATCCTCCTACAGGCCGATTTGTCTAATAGACACAGTCGGCAAAGTCCTGGAAGGACTAATCAACACTAGGTTAAACGATCTAATCAGCAGGAGCAATGGCCTCTCGGAAAACCAATTCGGCTTTCGGAAGGCAAGGTCGACGATAGATGCAATCAGCAAAGTAGTTAATATTGCTGCAAATGCAATCGAGGGCTCCCGGTGGAAGGGCGGCTCTAAAAAATACTGCCTGGTCGTCACAATAGACGTTAAGAACGCCTTCAACACAGCGGACTGGGGCTGCATCCTGGGGTCGGTGTGTAGGCTGGAAGCGCCGGTATACCTGCAAGCCATCATACGGAGTTATTTTGATGGGAGAGTGCTGCGATTCAACACAGATGAGGGCTGCGACAGTCACCACATTTCTGCCGGAGTTCCACAAGGGTCCGTATTGGGCCCGCTGGGTCACTACTGGAACATAATGTACCTATGTACGAACTGGCTTCACTCAGTCGGTCTCTCACTGGCAGTGTTAAAAACGGAGGCGGTGCTTATTAGTAGTAGGAAGACAGTGGAAGTTGCTAGGATACTAGAAGAAAGATCTGCGATTGCCTCAAAGCGGGCTTTACGTTACCTGGGCGTATGGATAGACACTCGTCTATGCtttcgggaacatctgaatCACGTACATACCAAGGCGGCGAGTACTGGGCAGGTCTTGCCCCGAATCATGTTAAATACCAGAGGCCCGAAACAGGAGCGCAGGCTGCTGCTAGCGAGTGTGCTAAAGTCAGTGATATTGTATTCAGCGCAAGTATGGTCGCAAGCTATTCACGTCCCGTCATACAGCAAAGGCATTAAAGCCACATATCGTCTATGCGCACTTCGAGTGTGCAGCGCTTTCAGGACCGTTTCGGAGGACGCTGCGTTGGTAATTGCGGGTATGATCCCAATCGACCTACTTGCCGATAAAGCCAAGGCGATCGCCGTTGGCAAAGACGCTGGGATGCCTCTAGCAAGGGAAGGTGGACGCATCTCCTCATCCCAAACGTAA